Proteins encoded in a region of the Vitis riparia cultivar Riparia Gloire de Montpellier isolate 1030 chromosome 7, EGFV_Vit.rip_1.0, whole genome shotgun sequence genome:
- the LOC117917404 gene encoding LOW QUALITY PROTEIN: phospholipase A1-Igamma2, chloroplastic-like (The sequence of the model RefSeq protein was modified relative to this genomic sequence to represent the inferred CDS: inserted 2 bases in 2 codons), which produces MAISITNMTLPYTSHGRKSENIFAVSFSSQKPQFLRVDADEISRKMRTVTRVLSKTTNGSSTGIGSLSSIINDLEKEKTVKRVHEELVSERWREIHGEDDWTGMLDPMDPLLRSELIRYGEMAQACYDAFDFDPFSKYCGTCRFMPRKFFDSLGMAGHGYDVSRYLYATSNINLPNFFKKSDXPKVWSKNANWIGYVAVSNDEKSRVLGRRDITIAWRGTVTRLEWIADLMDFLKPVSSENIPCPDRTVKVESGFLDLYTDKDESCRFCTFSAREQILTEVKRLIEMYPDEELSITFTGHSLGGALAVLSAYDVAETGLNVLNNGRVLPVSVLSFSGPRXGNVRFKERLEGLGVKVLRVVNVHDVVPKSPGLFFNEQVPAMVMKLAEGLPWSYSHVGVELALDHKNSPFLKQNADPISAHNLEAHLHLLDGYHGKGQRFVLASGRDPALVNKASDFLKDHYLVPPYWRQDENKGMVRSSDGRWVQPERPKHELHDHNHADMHHHLGQLGLSSGQ; this is translated from the exons ATGGCCATCTCCATCACCAACATGACTCTTCCCTACACAAGTCATGGGCGGAAGtcagaaaatatttttgcaGTCTCATTTTCTAGCCAGAAACCTCAGTTTCTACGCGTTGATGCAGACGAGATCAGTAGAAAGATGCGTACCGTGACCAGGGTGTTGTCGAAAACCACCAATGGGTCATCAACGGGCATTGGATCGTTGTCTTCCATCATCAATGACCTCGAGAAGGAAAAGACGGTCAAAAGAGTGCATGAGGAGCTAGTATCGGAGCGGTGGAGGGAAATCCATGGCGAGGATGATTGGACTGGAATGCTAGATCCGATGGATCCCCTGTTGAGATCGGAGCTAATCCGGTACGGAGAAATGGCTCAAGCTTGCTACGACGCATTCGATTTCGATCCCTTCTCGAAGTACTGCGGGACCTGTAGATTTATGCCCAGAAAATTCTTCGATTCCCTCGGAATGGCCGGCCATGGCTACGACGTGTCGCGATACCTCTACGCCACATCGAATATCAATCTCCCCAATTTCTTCAAGAAGTCCG GGCCTAAAGTCTGGAGCAAAAACGCGAACTGGATCGGATACGTCGCGGTGTCGAACGACGAAAAATCAAGAGTTCTAGGGCGCCGGGACATAACCATCGCCTGGCGCGGCACGGTGACCAGACTGGAGTGGATCGCGGACCTGATGGACTTTCTGAAGCCAGTATCGTCGGAGAACATTCCCTGCCCTGACCGGACGGTTAAGGTGGAGTCGGGATTCCTCGACCTGTATACGGACAAGGACGAGAGCTGCAGGTTCTGCACGTTCTCAGCTCGGGAGCAGATTCTGACGGAGGTAAAACGTTTGATAGAGATGTACCCTGACGAAGAACTGAGCATAACCTTCACCGGCCACAGCCTGGGCGGCGCATTAGCGGTGTTGAGCGCGTACGACGTGGCGGAGACGGGGCTGAACGTGCTCAACAACGGGCGGGTGCTGCCGGTGTCGGTGCTCTCGTTCTCCGGGCCTA GTGGGAATGTTCGGTTCAAGGAGCGGCTGGAGGGGCTAGGGGTGAAGGTGCTGAGGGTGGTGAACGTGCACGACGTCGTGCCCAAGTCGCCGGGGCTGTTTTTCAATGAGCAAGTGCCGGCGATGGTGATGAAACTGGCGGAGGGGTTGCCATGGAGCTACTCGCATGTTGGGGTGGAGCTGGCGCTGGACCACAAAAACTCGCCCTTCTTGAAGCAGAACGCCGATCCCATTTCCGCCCATAACTTGGAGGCTCACCTGCATTTGCTGGATGG ATACCACGGGAAAGGCCAGAGATTTGTGCTGGCAAGTGGGAGAGACCCAGCGCTGGTGAACAAGGCATCTGATTTCTTGAAGGATCACTACCTGGTTCCCCCGTACTGGAGGCAGGACGAGAACAAAGGCATGGTCAGAAGCAGCGATGGGCGGTGGGTGCAGCCGGAGCGGCCCAAGCACGAGTTACACGACCATAACCATGCAGATATGCACCACCACCTCGGCCAGCTAGGCCTTTCTTCTGGCCAATAG